A window of the Oryza brachyantha chromosome 5, ObraRS2, whole genome shotgun sequence genome harbors these coding sequences:
- the LOC102719115 gene encoding dnaJ protein ERDJ3B, producing MAAPRWIGALLLLLHFVAAVAGKSYYDVLQVPKGASEDQIKRSYRKLALKYHPDKNPNNEEATKRFAEINNAYEVLTDQEKRKIYDRYGEEGLKQFQAQGGRGGGGGMNIQDIFSSFFGGGGGGTEDEEEQIIKGDDVIVELDASLEDLYMGGSLKIWREKNVIKPAPGNRRCNCRNEVYHRQIGPGMYQQMTEQVCDQCANVKYVREGDFLTVDIEKGMQDGQEVSFFEEGEPKIDGEPGDLKFRIRTAPHERFRREGNDLHTTVTISLLQALVGFEKTIKHLDNHMVEVGTKGVTKPKEVRKFKGEGMPLYQSNKKGDLYITFEVLFPKTLTDDQKTELKGILA from the exons atggcggcgccgcGGTGGATAGGGGCGCTTCTTCTGCTGCTTCACTTCGTGGCGGCGGTCGCCGG GAAGAGCTACTACGACGTGCTGCAAGTGCCCAAGGGAGCGTCGGAGGATCAGATCAAGCGGTCGTACCGCAAGCTCGCCCTCAAGTACCACCCCGACAAGAATCCCAACAACGAGGAGGCCACCAAGCGATTCGCCGAGATCAACAATG CTTATGAGGTCTTGACGGAtcaggagaagaggaagatCTATGACCGGTATGGCGAGGAGGGGCTGAAGCAGTTCCAGGCCCAGGGTGGgagaggtggcggcggtgggatGAACATTCAGGACATCTTTAGCAG TTTtttcggtggtggtggtggtgggacgGAAGATGAGGAAGAGCAGATTATAAAAGGTGATGATGTGATTGTTGAACTGGATGCTTCATTGGAGGACTTGTACATGGGCGGTTCACTAAAG ATTTGGCGGGAGAAAAACGTCATTAAGCCAGCACCAGGAAACAGGCGATGCAATTGCAGAAATGAAGTTTATCATAGACAAATTGGTCCAGGAATGTATCAGCAAATGACTGAGCAG GTCTGTGACCAATGTGCAAATGTGAAGTATGTGCGAGAAGGTGATTTTTTGACCGTTGATATTGAGAAGGGAATGCAAGATGGGCAG GAGGTTTCATTTTTTGAGGAAGGAGAGCCTAAGATTGATGGTGAACCTGGAGATTTGAAG TTTAGGATCCGAACAGCGCCACATGAGCGGTTCAGAAGAGAAGGCAATGACCTGCACACAACTGTTACAATCTCCCTG CTCCAAGCACTGGTTGGTTTCGAGAAGACCATTAAGCATCTGGACAACCATATGGTGGAAGTCGGCACCAAG GGTGTTACCAAACCCAAGGAGGTTAGGAAGTTCAAAGGGGAAGGTATGCCGTTGTACCAGAGCAACAAGAAAGGCGATCTATACATAACATTCGAGGTTTTATTCCCGAAGACCCTAACCGATGACCAGAAGACCGAGCTCAAGGGCATTCTTGCATAA
- the LOC102700238 gene encoding protein disulfide isomerase-like 2-1, producing the protein MAPPQISRKPLASLLLLLAAVVSAASADDVVALTESTFEKEVGQDRGALVEFYAPWCGHCKKLAPEYEKLGASFKKAKSVLIAKVDCDEHKSLCSKYGVSGYPTIQWFPKGSLEPKKYEGQRTAEALAEYVNSEAATNVKIAAVPSSVVVLTPETFDSVVLDETKDVLVEFYAPWCGHCKHLAPIYEKVASVFKLDEGVVIANLDADKHTALAEKYGVSGFPTLKFFPKGNKAGEDYDGGRDLDDFVKFINEKCGTSRDSKGQLSSEAGVVESLTPLVKEFLGAANDKRKEVLSKMEEDVAKLSGPAAKYGKIYVNSAKKIMEKGSEYAKKETERLQRMLEKSISPSKADEFVIKKNILLTFSS; encoded by the exons ATGGCGCCTCCTCAGATCTCGCGCAAACCCCtcgcctctctcctcctcctcctcgccgccgtggtcTCCGCGGCGTCCGCCGACGACGTGGTGGCCCTGACGGAGTCCACCTTCGAGAAGGAGGTCGGCCAGGACCGCGGCGCCCTCGTCGAGTTCTACGCGCCATG GTGTGGCCACTGCAAGAAGCTTGCCCCTGAATATGAAAAACTCGGTGCAAGTTTCAAGAAAGCTAAATCGGTCCTAATTGCAAAG GTTGACTGTGATGAGCACAAGAGTTTGTGCAGCAAGTATGGAGTTTCTGGATACCCCACGATCCAATGGTTCCCCAAAGGTTCATTGGAGCCCAAGAA GTATGAAGGTCAACGTACCGCAGAAGCCCTTGCAGAATATGTTAACAGTGAAGCAG CCACCAATGTAAAGATAGCAGCTGTTCCTTCTAGTGTCGTGGTTCTTACACCAGAGACCTTCGACTCCGTTGTTCTTGATGAAACCAAAGATGTCCTTGTAGAGTTCTATGCCCCATG GTGTGGTCACTGCAAGCATCTTGCTCCG ATATATGAGAAGGTGGCTTCTGTTTTCAAGCTGGACGAGGGTGTGGTTATTGCTAACCTTGATGCTGACAAACACACTGCCTTGGCAGAGAA GTATGGAGTTTCTGGATTTCCCACGTTGAAATTCTTCCCGAAGGGAAACAAAGCTGGTGAAGATTATGATGGTGGTCGTGATTTGGATGACTTCGTCAAGTTTATTAATGAGAAGTGTGGAACCAGCCGTGATTCAAAGGGTCAGCTTAGTTCGGAG GCTGGAGTTGTCGAAAGCTTGACTCCTCTTGTGAAGGAGTTCCTTGGTGCTGCAAATGATAAGCGGAAAGAAGTCCTCTCCAAAATGGAAGAGGATGTTGCAAAGCTCAGTGGTCCTGCTGCCAA GTACGGAAAGATCTATGTGAACTCTGCAAAGAAGATCATGGAGAAAGGTTCTGAATATGCTAAGAAGGAAACAGAGAGGCTTCAACGCATGTTGGAGAAG TCGATCAGTCCTTCGAAAGCCGATGAATTCGTCATCAAGAAGAACATTCTTTTGACCTTCTCCTCTTAA
- the LOC102719389 gene encoding pyrophosphate-energized vacuolar membrane proton pump 1-like → MAFIGTVAAEVLIPLAAVIGIVFAVLQWYVVAKVAVPSHSGEGGGKVGRGRESDGEGEEEEEEGVDYRGVEARCAEIQHAISVGATSFLVTEYKYLGAFMAAFAAVIFVSLGSVRRFGTAPEPCAYDAARTCRPALANAAFTTVAFLLGAATSVVSGYLGMRVATFANARTALEARRGVGRAFAVAFRSGAAMGFLLASSALLVLFAAVNLFGLYYGDDWGGLYESITGYGLGGSSMALFGRVGGGIYTKAADVGADLVGKVERNIPEDDPRNPAVIADNVGDNVGDIAGMGSDLFGSYAEASCAALFVASISSFGADHDFAAMMYPLLVSAAGIVACAATTLVATDAGEVGGVDEVAPALKRQILVSTVLMTGAVAAVTFLALPRSFTLFDFGDHKLVKNWHLFICVSAGLWAGLVIGYVTEYFTSNAYGPVQAVANSCRTGAATNVIFGLAVGYKSVIVPIFAIAGAMYASFRLAAMYGIALAALGMLSTIATGLTIDAYGPISDNAGGIAEMAGMPRRVRERTDALDAAGNTTAAIGKGFAIGSAALVSLALFGAYVSRAGIRTVNVVSPRVFVGLLAGAMLPYWFSAMTMRSVGSAALRMVEEVRRQFEEIPGLAEGLAAPDYATCVRISTDASLREMVAPGALVMLSPLVAGTLFGVEALAGLLAGALVSGVQVAISASNSGGAWDNAKKYIEAGATEAARSLGPKGSEAHKAAVIGDTIGDPLKDTSGPSLNILVKLMAVEALVFAPFFAAHGGIVFNHL, encoded by the exons ATGGCTTTCATCGGCACGGTGGCGGCTGAGGTGCTGATCCCGCTTGCGGCGGTGATCGGCATCGTGTTCGCCGTGCTCCAGTGGTACGTGGTCGCCAAGGTGGCCGTCCCGTCGCActccggcgagggcggcggcaaggtggggagggggagggagagcgacggggagggggaggaggaggaggaggagggcgtggACTACCGCGGGGTGGAGGCGAGGTGCGCGGAGATCCAGCACGCCATCTCCGTCGGCGCGACGTCGTTCCTGGTGACGGAGTACAAGTACCTGGGCGCGTTCATGGCGGCGTTCGCGGCGGTGATCTTCGTGTCGCTGGGGTCCGTGCGGCGGTTCGGCACGGCGCCGGAGCCGTGCGCGTACGACGCGGCGAGGACGTGCAGGCCGGCGCTGGCGAACGCGGCGTTCACGACGGTGGCGTTCCTCCTcggcgcggcgacgtcggTGGTGTCGGGCTACCTCGGGATGCGCGTCGCCACGTTCGCGAACGCGCGGACGGCGCTggaggcgcggcgcggcgtggggcGGGCCTTCGCGGTGGCGTTCCGGTCGGGCGCCGCCATGGGCTTCCTCCTGGCGTCCAGCGCGCTGCTCGTCCTGTTCGCCGCCGTCAACCTGTTCGGCCTCTACTACGGCGACGACTGGGGCGGCCTGTACGAGTCCATCACCGGGTACGGCCTCGGCGGCTCCTCCATGGCGCTCTTcggccgcgtcggcggcggcatctACACCAAGGCCGCCGACGTCGGCGCCGACCTCGTCGGCAAGGTCGAGCGCAACATCCCCGAGGACGATCCCCGCAACCCCGCG GTGATCGCAGACAACGTGGGGGAcaacgtcggcgacatcgccGGGATGGGGTCCGACCTGTTCGGGTCGTACGCGGAGGCGTCGTGCGCGGCGCTGTTCGTGGCGTCGATCTCGTCGTTCGGCGCCGACCACGACTTCGCGGCGATGATGTACCCGCTGCTGGTGAGCGCGGCGGGCATCGTGGcgtgcgccgccaccacgctcgtcgccaccgacgccggcgaggtcggggGCGTCGACGAGGTCGCGCCGGCGCTCAAGCGGCAGATCCTCGTCTCCACCGTGCTCATgaccggcgccgtcgccgccgtcaccttCCTCGCCCTCCCGCGCTCCTTCACCCTCTTCGACTTCGGCGACCACAAGCTCGTCAAAAactg GCACCTGTTCATCTGCGTCTCGGCTGGTTTGTGGGCGGGACTGGTGATCGGATACGTCACAGAGTACTTCACCAGCAACGCTTACGG GCCGGTGCAGGCGGTGGCGAACTCGTGCCGgacgggggcggcgacgaacgtGATCTTCGGGCTGGCGGTGGGGTACAAGTCGGTGATCGTGCCGAtcttcgccatcgccggcgccatGTACGCCAGCTTCCGGCTCGCCGCCATGTACGGCATCGCGctggcggcgctggggatgctgAGCACCATCGCGACGGGGCTGACCATCGACGCGTACGGGCCGATCAGCGACAACGCCGGCGGCATAGCGGAGATGGCCGGGATGCCGCGGCGGGTCCGGGAGCGGACCGACGCGCTCGACGCCGCGGGgaacacgacggcggcgatcggGAAGGGGTTCGCGATCGGGTCGGCGGCGCTGGTGTCGCTGGCGCTGTTCGGCGCGTACGTGAGCCGCGCCGGGATCAGGACGGTGAACGTGGTGAGCCCGCGGGTGTTCGTCgggctcctcgccggcgccatgcTGCCCTACTGGTTCTCGGCGATGACGATGCGGAGCGTGGGGAGCGCAGCGCTGCGGATGGTGGAGGAGGTGCGGCGCCAGTTCGAGGAGATCCCGGGGCTCGCCGAGGGGCTCGCGGCGCCGGACTACGCCACCTGCGTCAGGATCTCCACCGACGCCTCGCTCCGGGAGATGGTGGCGCCGGGGGCGCTGGTGATGCTGAGCCCGCTGGTGGCCGGGACGCTGTTCGGGGTGGAGGCGCTGGCCGggctgctcgccggcgcgctgGTGTCCGGCGTGCAGGTGGCGATCTCGGCGtcgaacagcggcggcgcgtgggaCAACGCGAAGAAGTACATCGAGGCCGGcgcgacggaggcggcgcggtcgCTGGGGCCGAAGGGCTCGGAGGCGCACAAGGCGGCGGTCATCGGGGACACCATCGGCGACCCGCTCAAGGACACCTCCGGCCCCTCGCTCAACATCCTCGTCAAGCTCATGGCCGTCGAGGCGCTCGTCTTCGCCCCCTTCTTCGCCGCCCATGGCGGCATCGTCTTCAACCACCTCTGA